The following coding sequences are from one Paenibacillus sp. FSL R5-0912 window:
- a CDS encoding carbohydrate ABC transporter permease, with translation MKSTWTSRFTSFLFILPYLAAFGLFLLFPILYGVVISLQDFELLSAAHPFVGLRNYITIFTPGTYENSIFFRGLWTTFQFVLYSVPLLIVVGLGMAMLVNALPSKLRGLFRTFYFLPYALSASVMAVIWLMMFDTNAGFINSLLQKLGLTGIPWLTATPWVWIALVLTTLWWTIGFNMIIFVNALNEVPEDYYEAAAIDGAGAWSRFVSITLPSIRPVMLFVMITSTIASFNIYAQPFLLTRGGPGDTTKVLLINVLDQAFVRKDIGSASAMAILMALLIMMVSIVQFRLTNRKEKV, from the coding sequence TGTTCATCCTGCCCTACCTTGCAGCCTTCGGACTGTTTCTGCTGTTTCCGATCCTGTATGGTGTTGTGATCAGCCTGCAGGACTTTGAGCTGCTGTCTGCCGCGCATCCCTTTGTGGGGCTGCGCAATTATATTACGATTTTCACCCCGGGGACGTATGAGAATAGTATCTTCTTCCGCGGGCTGTGGACCACCTTCCAGTTTGTACTGTACTCCGTTCCGTTGCTGATCGTGGTGGGGCTGGGGATGGCGATGCTGGTCAATGCGCTGCCTTCGAAGCTCCGGGGGTTATTCCGGACGTTCTATTTCCTGCCTTATGCCTTGTCGGCTTCGGTTATGGCCGTGATCTGGCTGATGATGTTCGATACCAATGCCGGATTCATTAACAGTCTATTGCAAAAGCTAGGTCTGACCGGTATCCCGTGGCTGACCGCTACGCCTTGGGTATGGATTGCGCTGGTGCTCACGACGCTCTGGTGGACGATCGGGTTCAATATGATTATTTTTGTGAATGCGCTCAATGAGGTGCCTGAAGATTATTACGAGGCGGCTGCTATTGACGGGGCGGGCGCCTGGAGCAGGTTCGTGTCAATTACACTGCCCTCGATCCGGCCGGTGATGCTGTTCGTGATGATTACCTCAACGATCGCGTCCTTCAACATTTATGCCCAGCCGTTTCTGCTGACGCGCGGAGGGCCGGGAGACACCACCAAGGTGCTGCTGATCAATGTGCTGGACCAGGCATTCGTGCGCAAGGATATCGGCTCAGCTTCCGCGATGGCGATTCTGATGGCGCTGCTGATCATGATGGTGTCCATCGTACAGTTCCGTCTTACGAACCGGAAGGAGAAGGTATAA
- a CDS encoding carbohydrate ABC transporter permease, whose protein sequence is MGKAKKTSLLLLAILIALFVLLPLVWMLSTAFKNDFEALSGRMNFFPQKPTLDNFVQGLSGELMNTPILRWIINSLSVGIVGTAIVLQIDSMAAFALARLPDLPLRRTLLSMFIASLMIPSVLTFLPMYIEFNTLGLINTYQALILPATAGAFGVFLLYQFFVSFPKEIEEAARIDGVNKWNLYARILLPSAVSIMMTLGIFTFMGIYNDFVWPLYATTSPEMRTITAGIAMMATGSYTQSYGKLMAMTTIAALPVLIIFIVGQKSFVKAITSSGVK, encoded by the coding sequence ATGGGAAAAGCCAAAAAAACCAGCCTGCTGCTGCTGGCCATTCTGATTGCACTGTTCGTGCTGCTGCCGCTCGTGTGGATGCTGTCCACTGCGTTTAAAAATGACTTCGAAGCGCTCTCCGGGCGGATGAACTTCTTCCCGCAGAAGCCCACGCTTGATAATTTCGTTCAGGGGCTGAGCGGGGAGCTGATGAATACACCGATTCTGCGCTGGATCATCAATTCCCTGTCAGTCGGGATTGTGGGAACAGCAATCGTGCTGCAGATTGATTCGATGGCGGCGTTTGCCCTGGCCCGGCTGCCGGATCTGCCGCTGCGCCGTACGCTGCTGTCCATGTTCATTGCCTCATTGATGATTCCCAGCGTGCTGACCTTTCTGCCGATGTACATTGAGTTCAATACACTAGGGCTGATCAACACGTATCAGGCGCTGATTCTGCCGGCTACAGCCGGGGCGTTCGGCGTGTTCCTGCTGTATCAGTTCTTTGTCTCCTTCCCGAAAGAAATCGAAGAGGCGGCCCGGATCGACGGGGTGAACAAATGGAATCTGTATGCCAGGATCCTGCTGCCTTCCGCAGTGTCGATCATGATGACGCTGGGGATTTTCACCTTCATGGGAATCTATAATGACTTTGTCTGGCCGCTGTATGCGACCACCTCGCCGGAGATGCGGACGATCACCGCAGGTATTGCTATGATGGCCACCGGAAGCTACACCCAGAGTTACGGCAAATTAATGGCTATGACCACTATCGCGGCGCTCCCGGTGCTGATTATCTTCATTGTAGGCCAGAAGTCTTTTGTAAAAGCCATAACGAGCTCGGGTGTGAAATAA